In the Setaria italica strain Yugu1 chromosome VI, Setaria_italica_v2.0, whole genome shotgun sequence genome, one interval contains:
- the LOC101765468 gene encoding F-box/LRR-repeat protein At3g59200-like, whose product MRVDARHLLDRMHPGESSRKVVPPANGSVCNIDALPEGILEHILGFLPAPEAVRTSVLARSWRDLWKSATGLRIGCRGDDSLKSVKELREFVDHVLLRRGDAPLDTCDFRFGEFQQEDVPHVNQWLRHAIVCKVRVFILSIISDESPSPWLELDDLPHASQQLTRLELSFVQVRNSFLNFTSCPLLEHLVLEYSELWLATKISSKYLKHLFIVSCRIEAPASEHSRIHIYAPNLVSLYIDDLEGRTPILDSMPSLIKAFVRITPDCEDACDKLLDPNCSQCECQYCGTSVNVGDGNNSHVLLKGLSEAKDLDLESAHDMFIFKMDLK is encoded by the exons ATGAG GGTCGACGCCCGCCACCTGCTCGACAGAATGCATCCGGGGGAAAGCAGCAGGAAAGTGGTGCCACCGGCGAATGGCAGTGTATGCAACATAGACGCCTTGCCGGAAGGCATCCTCGAACACATCCTTGGCTTCCTGCCGGCTCCGGAGGCCGTGCGGACGAGCGTGCTCGCCCGGAGCTGGCGCGACCTCTGGAAGTCCGCCACGGGTCTACGCATCGGGTGCCGCGGTGATGATTCCCTGAAGTCGGTGAAGGAGCTTCGGGAGTTCGTGGACCACGTGCTCCTCCGCCGTGGAGATGCGCCCCTCGACACTTGCGATTTTAGGTTTGGCGAGTTCCAGCAGGAAGACGTGCCGCATGTCAACCAATGGCTACGGCATGCTATAGTGTGCAAAGTGCGGGTGTTCATTCTCAGTATAATATCAGACGAGAGTCCTTCACCATGGCTTGAGCTAGATGATCTGCCTCACGCCTCACAGCAATTGACAAGGCTAGAGCTCAGTTTCGTACAGGTCCGCAACAGTTTCCTCAACTTCACGAGCTGCCCATTGTTAGAGCATCTAGTGTTGGAATACAGTGAGTTGTGGTTGGCCACGAAGATCTCATCCAAGTATTTGAAACATCTGTTCATCGTTAGTTGCAGAATCGAAGCACCCGCATCCGAGCATTCCCGCATCCACATTTATGCCCCAAATTTGGTTTCTCTGTACATAGATGACCTTGAGGGGAGGACTCCCATTCTTGACAGTATGCCATCGTTAATTAAGGCATTTGTCCGAATAACTCCTGATTGTGAGGATGCATGTGATAAACTACTGGATCCAAACTGCTCACAATGTGAGTGTCAGTATTGTGGCACTTCTGTTAACGTTGGTGATGGAAATAACTCTCATGTGCTTCTTAAAGGTTTATCAGAAGCTAAGGATTTGGATTTGGAATCTGCACACGACATG TTTATTTTCAAAATGGATTTGAAATGA